Below is a genomic region from Zea mays cultivar B73 chromosome 9, Zm-B73-REFERENCE-NAM-5.0, whole genome shotgun sequence.
TAATTTATAATTTAAATTACTTATAATGTTGAATAATAATCATAATTTTTTTATATTTATACTATTAAATCACTATATAATACAATATTATTTATCAAAATATAACCTACGAGCCAAACCTTCTACAGCTCTTTGAGAGCCGAGACAAACCGAGCGAAGCTAGCCAGCGAACCCACCGAGCTCGAGTCTTTCGTTTCCATCCCTAGCTGTGGTAGGAAGCGGACACCGGCCTCGTCCCGCCGCCGGGGAGCTTGACCGAGGCTGGCCGCACCGTGAGAAGTCAGAGGTTAAGATATTTTTGCAATTTTATCTCTTCCATAATCTgagaaacaaataaataaataatgcaTACTGTGCGTTACAGTAAATTTACACAGTTTTCGTACTGATACGGGATATATTTTGTTAACACTGTCCAACAGTATATTACACGTTTGAGCGAAGTCGTGTCGTCAGCAAAATTTCACAATATTTATACTTCCGTAACATACTAACTATTTACAGCAAAAGTGTTCTTTATCTAAGTTTTTTTTCCTCCTTTTTCTagattttcctttttttttttgcttttCAGAATTTTCTATGGAGAAGGGGGACGCACTGTAAGCTAAAATAAAAGAATCATATATATTTTGCCTATTTATTGTCTAAACAAACTATGGTAAAATTTTTCACCACAGCAAATTGAATCTTGTACTCAACCCAACCACCGAAATCTCCATCCCCATCCGATGAATATCAGCGTTCAAGCCTTCCAGTGGTCACAACCATACCGATGCGAGACTTTTTCCACGCCCACCATCTCTGCATCTAGCCATGTCATCTGCTCGCATCCATTTCCTGCGGTCACAGATTCTACCGAGTTGTCAAGCAAGACAAAAGTCCATGGCCTTTTACCAAAGCATGCCTCCATCCGCGACCCAGTGCGCAAACCGGTCAGAATAGTCCCGAACGTCTGAGACCTGGCTGCTTGAACGGGAAAGATCCATGTCATCCCTTCCCTGGTAAAATGAACAAGGCTCACAGCATGAAGTTCAGAGGAAAGCCGAGTAACCGAACATTCAGTTGACCACAATTCTCATTCCATTTTCAGATAGATAGCTCAGGAAAAAATTCAGATAATGAGACTAACCTCATCAGTGTGTCCTTGTTCACTGTACGACGTAGATGATTCAACGCTGACCACATCCATAGGTGAATTGATCAGTGATGACCTGCAAATCACGGTTCTTGTGATACATCTTAACAGTGCAAGGGGAGTAAAAAAAACTCGGCCGTGGAGGGAAAGACCGTCCTCccagtattatattaagaagagaccgaaacatggtcccggccgagaaaatccccgaaccctggccccccatcactagcgggccgtcaccgcccactctgcaacggcccagccggagggtggcgcgcaggacgtaacccgggaGCGGGCGAGGCACAACGaaaggatttttttaaccaagccagaaattcgcccccgagggggatcgaacccaggatctggaggtgctactcggaagccttaaccattacgctagaggccctttcgcaacaGTGCAAGGGGAGTAGCAGCAGGACGTGCAAACTAGTGGCAGTCTATCAATGTTACCTCTCAAAAACTTCCTCGTCACAGGAATTCCCAGAAGACGACAACAAATCAAGGTCGAGGAAATTTGAAGAATGCAATTCAGGGTAACCTAATCTTTTCAAATAACTCTGCCGCTCTTCTGAAATAGAGTGTCTTCCAGGCACTCTGCCGTAGTTCACACTGAAGATGTATAAACAGACACAATTAGCTCGTATTGCATTCACGTAAAAAAAACAAATTCAAGTGGCCCACCACATTCATGCAAGTAATGACGCACCTGGAGCACGGGTTAGGTTCACATATGGAGATCTCTGGCGCAGAGTCGGTAGGTTCTCTAATATCATCCAGCTGTTGCATTGGAAGCAATTCTGTGTTGTTTGTTTCATTGTTACAGCTAGTTACAGGCAAGTTGTTCTCCAACAGTATGTTACCATCTGATAGTGACCTCTTTATGAACGATCTGGTAAAACAAGATGAGGATTGATAAAAATTAGAAGAGTCTAAAGAACCAGCACAACAGTAGCACAATTGGCAGAACTACCGATTGAGTCCAGACTGCAAAAGTATCTAGTTTTTGCTGTCCTAAGTTCTTGTTGCCTTTGCAGTTttaaacaatatccagtgttcccaAGCATTATATCAGTTGCATAATCATTTTGACACAGTTCTCTTAGAACAAGTGGTTCTTGAAACAGGGTAAAAAAAACTCGATTTGTACTTTGAAATAGGGTCTATTGATTCATGGTCAATACATCAAAATCCTAGCTAACTTTTTCATGTGAAAAAATGCGATTTtctgaagtagagaaaaatgcttGTGTTAAGTAGTAAACCATCACTAAAATGCAAAGTGTATAAACAAAAGGTGAATATAAGATATAGCTATTTCAAGAAATATTGGAAGCTTATAATCTGCACCTTCCAATCTCTTCTTTTAAAGTCCCTTGCCTCCCAATGTTGTAATGCTGATCTGAGTCCAGCTTCCACAGTGCAGGTTTCCCTTGCTGAGGTTGGAAATGACCTAAGAACCTGCATTTTTTTAATGACATGTAAAGCTATTTGTGATGATTTGATGAACATACAAATATCAATGATTTACATTGGTTCAGTCATTCCTACAGAATATTATTTTTGCAATATATTCAGAAGCATACATGTTTATAGCATCCTGCTTGTCGTGATCAGTGTAGGCGTTATTATAGTAGCGTTGAATGGTCCGAAGGAACTCCTGAGATTGGGTTGCTGCCTTCCATTGACCCCTTTGCTCGCAGAAGATCTATGGCAAATATGAGTAACATGAAATAAGACTAATATAGTTCAACAAAGGGATTTGGAACATCAAGTATCTTTTTGTAACTAGTTGACTTTGACATTCCTGGGTACAAGAGAATCACTTTAGAAGAAAGAAATGTAGATGTAGCTCAGAGCATTTTTACATATCTGTCAGAGTATTCAGATGCCACTAATTTATAGTGCTTATATTTACAAAAGAAAGAAGCAGGGCCTTGTAAATTAAGCCTTTCAGTAGTGAAAAATGTAAAACATGTTTCCAGAGTAAGCTAATATAACATGAGATATACCTTGTTGTGAGCAGCAGAACCACCATACTGAATAGCTAATGTATCACCCATCCATTCATAGAAGTCCATCAGATCATCAGCCAGAGGATCGTGCAATTCAATTTTCTGTGCTTCAGTAAGCCCCAATGCATGAAGTTGACGCCCTAAAGCAGCTAAACCATATGCAAATTGTGCAACATTTGTGCGATCTAAGCAGTCTATGCAATTTGTCCTGAGGACACCCTTCTGTAATAAAAGAGGTGCCAACTTAGCTGCACATTCAGTTTGATCACTGCTACTTCTGTCATCATGTGGTTTGGCAGCAGTTCTTTCTCCACTGTAATAGAAGGATAAAGAGAATTATGACTGAAAAAACAACCACTTACAAATGTACAATTTTTTTGTGATCTCTAACATATGAATTTGGCATAAATACTAGAGACAGTATGCCATAAAATAAATTATAGTGAAGATTATTCTTTAACAAACTTGATGAACTTTGCTCAACAATATCTTCATATGATTTAACAACTGCAGTtttaacaacaacaacaaccacaAAGCCTTTTAGTCCTAAGCAAGTTGGGTAgcttagagttgaaacccaacagaaGCCACGAATCATGGTTCAAGCACGTAGATAGTTGTTTTCTACTCGCTTCTATTCAAGGCTGGACCTTTGGGTATATTCCATCATTTCAAGTTTCCTTTTATTGTCCCTACCCATATAAATTTTGGACTTCCTTACCTCTCTTCCCATTACTATCGCGCCTTAGGATCTCATTATGTACTAGTGCCTGACTGCTTGTCTCCGTTGGATATGTCGAAACCATCTCAAACAGTGTTGGACAAGTTTTTCTTTATTTGGTGCTTAGTTGCTTGCCCCTAGCCTATCACGTATATCATCGTTCTGGACTCAATCCCTTCTTGTACGAACACAAATCTACTGGACATGACTTCTTTTTGTAGGCCAAGACTCTGCACCATACAACATAGCAAGTCCAATCGCTTGGTATCCACTTGTCACATAGAAAGCCAGATGCTTGGCACCACTTCCAACAAACTACTTTGATTCTATAATCAACAACTTCATCAATATCCCCATCTATCTGTAGCATTAATCCTAAATGCCAAAAGATATCCTTCTCGAGCACTACTTGACCTTTCAAACTAACATATCCTTCCTCATGTGTGGTAATGATGAAGTCATGTCTCATGTATTTGGTTTTAGTTCTACTATGTCTAAAACCTTTGGACTCTAGAAGTCTCTAGCCACAACTCCAGTTTCCTATTTACCCCTGCCCGACATCCATCAACTAGCACTCCATCGTCCGAAAAAAAACAGGGATACCTTGTGTCCCTTGTGCATTTTTAAGAAAAAATACCTTAGTGAATTTTAGAATGTTTCAAAGTAGATCATAGGTTACCTTGAGGTGTCATCAGGTTTTGTTGATGTACTTATTTCACAGTGGAGGAATTCAGTTAGATCCAACACATCTGATGCCACCTTGGTCAACAGTGCAAGCACATTGGTGCCTTTCCTGAAAGTAGCAGGCAGTACTTCACAAAAAGGTATACACGATATGATTGTCTTACATGGAAGGAGCGATCTTACATAAGATTCGCTTGGAATACAATGCATTACCTTCGAGAAAGCTTACTCAGATCCATGTGTAAAAATTTTAGACGCTTGTCATCAGGCAGGCTCTTGTTAATGTAATGGATAGCCTTTGCAAATTCTGCACGGAGCAGAGATTCACGGGGCTTCTTCTCACGGGTCTGATTGAAACATAATTAAGAGATTCAAAGGAAAAATTCAGACTTATAACAAAGAGCAGAATGCTATCACGTTGGTGATCAAACCCTCAGATATAGAAGTCAAATAATATAAGCACAATTGAAGACATTCACATCAAACAACATTGATGCTGCACTTGCCTTTATTAAGTTCAAGATGATTACTGGATTCCCATATCTAAGTGCAAGGTTCTCAAAATGAAGGCGAGTCGCCTTGTAGTCCACATCAGGTTTCACTGTAACAGCAACACATTTAGAATACCAGATGAGGTAGTCAACATACAAACTCATAATAAACTTAACTGAATAACTTACATATAATATCTGGTCTAATATTAAGTCTTGAAGTTTCCTGAAACCAGACAAGAGGTATCGATCCTCTATGCTGTACAGCAGAAGCCATCTGAGTTGGGATTCCATCAGATGTGTCTTCAAAAACAATCTGCTCAGTCTCAACATCATTCGCTACCCTGCCCTTTTCATTAACGCCACGTTTCAAGAATCTATAATTTGAAATGGGTGAAAAAAATTTCAGCACAATGCACAAGGTTAAAAGCCTGAAATAAAATTAACACGGAATGACAAAACTGGCTACTTGAACATGCGTTTTTTATCCAAATTAAACTagtgttattaaaactacgtttaagtGTCAAAACTCTAATTAGAGGTTGAAACCATGTTTTGGCGTTCTAAACTGTAAAATGCAGTGCTTCATCATTTTAGACAATTAGCTACTTTTGGGCCCAGTCTGTTAGTTACTTTTGGGTCCAATCTTAGTAACCAGGTTCCTGGATCGATGGGATTGAGGAACGGGAACGCGGTACATGGTACGCTACTAAAACTAGGTTGTAACACTATGGGATCGAGATTGTTCCCACGTTCTTGGAATGGAACGAACGTTCCCGAAACGAGGAACGTGGCTGCGTTCCCAATTCCGGTTACTAAGGGTCCAATCCAGCCCtgtctccacacgcttgccctacTCCCCTGCCCTGAAGCCCAATGGCTAATAGCACACAACTCTGCTCTCTATCATCGCCGTCGCCTGAAGGTGTTGTTGCCATCGTCTGCTGTACCTTGagcgctctctccctctctcactgCGCCGAGTGTGCCCTCCTTCCGTGGCGTGTGCAGCCGCTTCTCCACGCCGTCCGCACCGCTCCTCTCCCCTCGTGCTGCCCTCTCTCTCCATGCATCTGTTTACTAGCAGCCGGTGGCTGGCACCCAACAGTCGACTCCTCTCATCCTCTCTGCCTCTGttttggtatttaacttcatgttattgtctgaaattatgatatattggtatttttcctatgttgtttaaaactTCGTTTAAACTTCATTGAAATGTTTAAAAGtcaaaacttcacccatgagcGTTTCAACGTTTTATCGTTTTAATAACCTTGAATTAAACTACAAAGTTAAAAACTCCAAAATTGTAACACAAACCTGGTTCCCGCAAAGTGTCGTGAGCGCCTAGCTATAAGGGTCAACCAAAAATCCTTCCCAGATACGGAGAGCTTCGACTGTCATACCAAAACAAATGTATTAGCATGTCTTCATATGGCACTTTATTTGCATATGTAATCAGGACTGGCATTTTTTGAGATGTTTTTGTTGTCCTTGGACTAGGATCAAGAGACAGTGCCTGGCACTTGTGAGAAAAATCAAAATGGATAAAATATAGCAATGAAATTTCATAATGAAGGATTAGGAATAAAAGTTAAGACTATATGATGTTAGTCTGTATCAACATTCAACAACATTTATAAACAATAGATTAGAAGGAGCAGACCAAGTAccggaggctcccacatgagtggggtctagGAAAGAGATAAACCGATGCAAGTCTTCCCCCGCAAATGCGGAGAGGCTGCTTTGAACCCACGGCCTGGTGACTAagtgagacagctctcaccactgcaccaGGCCTGCCCTTCAAAAGATAGATTAGAACTGAATAAAAATAATAAGTCTGCTGAGACTTATGAGCAAAGGTTTCAACTCAAGAAAGCTTCAAGCAGCTCAAACTGAAAAAAAAATCAGCAGGTTATACAAAGCATGCCTTTGCCAACCTTGTTTCAAGCTTTCACTATATATCAGGTCATGAGACGCGGAGTAAAACACTTAAGTTAGTGGGGGTGTCATTGAGTTAGCAGCAGccctacttgtggtcttcaatgaTGAATAGATGATACTGGTGATATGGATAAGCTCATAATCAGAATTTTAAAGGAGGGATCAATTAACACACTAGCAAAAGGACTTTCAATTTAGTTACCGCGAAAGACCATACCTGTTTAAAAAATCCATGGACTAAGGCAACAGTCCAACATGTATTCTTGAGATGATTCCGAATTGCTCGTGTCAGAAATTCATTCCATACACACATTGGTTCATAAACAGCCTGCCCAGTATTCTTCTGGGTTATGTTCTTCTGAAGGCTGCGCATGATGTTGTAAGAGTAGCTGAAGAAGAAATCCTTCGAAAGGTCAACTGAGCAAAGAAGGCGCTTATATCTACAGAAATTGAGAGGTGAGAGCATAAATTTCTTCATAAGACAAAAATGAAAAAAGAAGTTGAAAAATATACTTGTCGTATAGAATGGTGAATGATAATAAGCAGAATACTACAGGAGCAAGGAAATTCGAAACTTTTCTATATATACCTCCAACCATATGAGCAAGTACACAAGGCTCAGAACTGCAAGAATTTCCATTGTTCCATTATGTATATTGGCTATATGAGTTGGATGTACGTTGTTTCTGAACAAACAAATTTATACACATAGGAGAAATGGAGCTAAATGAACACAACGACAAAATGTTACTGTATTATTGTACAATCGAACAAAATCATAAAATGGAATTGTCCATGTTCTACTAGGACATGAACAAATGAAAAAAAACTGGAATGTCATTATGCAAAACAATACGGACAAAGGAGAGGGAGGGGGCACAGCAACACCAAGAGTTCTCAACACAACATAGCAACCAAAATGAGATCAAATATGTGGAAAGAGAGCAACCAACAATGAGGTAGATGAATAGCAAAGCTATAAAACGTACACTAGATAGCAAGCTGGAATTATTGATAATGTTAAGAACCACTGATTAAATTACAACAGGCAATACACAATATTTACATGTTGAAAAAAAAAGACCTGTTCTCGTCCCTAGAATAAGCCACGTTGGGCCAGACTGTAACACTTGAAATTGCAATCATTTCACTCTTGCCGACGGAATAAATTTCATGGCCGCATATTGTGCCGATTTTCCTTCTACTGGTTATTATAACCATGTAATAAGGACCAAGAAACTTTACAAAACCTGAATAAGCAAATAAGTAAATGTTATAATCCGAAGCGAAAAGCAAGGAGTTGTGATTGATATGTTCAACAAGTGTCAATTTATGTTGCATTACCAACTATTCCGTAACATTTTGTGACAAATTTCAGTCCACCAGTCAACATGTTCCCCTCATGGATCCGCCAAAGCAGTTCTTGACATTCACTTTCCGTGTAAATAGTTGGATCCTCATCGACACCCAGCTCAGTGGACTCCAACCGATCAATTTTTAGCACCCTCCAGTGAATCCTGCTCTTGTCTCTTCCAATAAGATAAAATTTCTACACCAAAAAGACGCACACATATTAACTGGAATAAAATTGAGCGATAAATAAAATGCAAACAAGCTTTCAACATCAAGCCTCATCTGCAGTGAACCAATGGAACAGTATACAAGGAGAAAACATCTAAAAATGGCTATTGTCTATCCCTCTATCGTATCAACATTGAGGTCTTCATGTCTAGATCGCAGAGCTAGCTATCCTGGCACTTGAAAAGGCATCTGCATATCAGCATATGCAAACGAAAGCTGAAACCTTGTATTTTTTAATTGGCATAGCACAGTCAAAGCAGAAGGCTATTGCACATTAGGAGCCAAACTACACAACAGTAAAGCCCAAACATCATTCTAGCAAACAGTTTAATGCATCTGAGACAATTCCAAGGAATTAGCATTTAGCTAAAAGGAAACGGCCCTTTTGTTTTCATTCCCATCCCTCCATTGCAAAAGAAACAAAAGGAAGGATCTTTTGCAACCTTTTTGcagcctttttcctttttccagtAACCTAATTGACCTAATTGAACAGAACGAAGCATAATGGACACGCATCACGTGATTGTAGCATTAAATCACACAAGAATTCATCATAAGCACAAGTTTGAAAACACAGCCCTCGTAACAAGTCAAACACAAGATGTTTGGAGTCAAAGGGATCTCTAAGTTCAAACAGCCTCGAACTGAAACCAACAGAGGAAACAAGATTTGCAAGAGATTCATACCGATCTGGTTTCGTAGAGTCGAAACTTTTGAAGGAATTTGCCACCCGTCATAGCCTCCATCCGATCAGATCAACAGACGACGAGAGAGAACGATAAAAAAAACACAAAGACTCAGCTCCTCGTGGGCTGCTTCAAATAGAGCATCTTAGGCCCTCAGAAACATTAATGCTCTGGAAGAGAAAACCCAACCAAAGCTTCCACCTTCCAGAACACGGGCACCCGAACTAGGGATAAACGGATCTAAATCGATTCAATTCAACCCAGCGACCACAGATTCAACTCAACCCGGCGGCGAGGGCGAGGTTTTTTTTTTCTCCCTCCGAGTGAGATTAGGTGAGGGCGAGGAGTGGAcggtggcggcggcggtggcgaccGGCGGCGAGGGCGGCGCTGGCCGCGGTGGCGGCAGGGGaatcaggctcgacgaggaagaatAAAACAGGGAAGGAGGTTAGGATTAGGAGGATGAGGAAACCGCGAAATAGGACCTGTAAAGAGAGTCCCGAGCAATCGTCGAGGCTAAATACTGGGAGTAAAATAACGGAATTTTCTGGAGATGCGGAGTGGGGAGGAAGAGGAAGACAAGGGCGCAGCGCAGAGCCACATGCAAGCTGCCTGGCGACGACGGCGTCGTCCACAAAAGCGCCACGCAACTGCGCTGCGAGCAGGGGGGGTGGCAAGGGGGGCAAAACCATGTAATCATTGAAGGAACAGTATCTTTTTCGGTATCTTCTGGTGCTGGCTCGCCCTCTAGTGTCTAGTCTAGCGAACAACTTGTGTTTCGTCTCGTCCAAGAGGAAAACGGTAAAATGATGCTTTTGGCGCCATGACGGAGTAAAAATGGTGCTACTCTAtttattctttttttttttgCGAAATAGAGGAGAATTCAGTACCACGTGGAATTATTGTAGCAAACAGGATTTTCTGTTTTCAAATTGAGCCTTTGACTTTGTGGGGGTTTTTTTTCTCTTGAACCGCTTCAATGATTGATGATGTATTTGGCAGAGATCTGGATTTTTTTTTTAGAAACGttttatatgatgaatcatggtcacTTTATGAAATCGTTTTGGAGCCAATGGCCGAAGAAGGGAAGGGAAGAGGAAGGGGGGACGTGTAAGCAACTGACAGAAGATGGTGCTACACATAGCATTCTGAAAGAGGAGGGACTGCGAACTGGAAGCTTAATTTGGCCATGGAATTAAACCTGAGCATTTGCTGGCAACCAATGGCCGGCAAAAGTATATACTGCTGCTACGATCCTGCTGGCCGGCATTCTGAAAGGAGCCTTTAACCTGCACAGGTACTGCACACGGACGGTATATCCTGGATCGACCGTTGTTGCTCGGTGCAGTTGAATGCCAATCAACCAACTACCTGAACTGACAACGAAGCATTGTATGTGTGGAGTGAACAGCACCAGCGGTCCATTTCTTTCCTCCAGGACCACAGGAACCCGGCCCGTTTCCTCGCGCGGCAGGCCGGTGACGTGCGCTGGAGAAAACAGAGCACCTGTGACGCCGAGCGCAGGGAAGCCATTCTGAACACATAAacattctttctctctctctctctctctctctctctctctctctctctctctctctctctctctctctctctctctctctctctctctctctctctctgtgtgtgTGTGGGTATGGTTTCAGTCCGTTAAGCACGATGCTTATCTTATCTACAAACCAGCCCATCAACATCGGCGTACATGATCCAATCCAATCCAAAGACAGCTTTTTTTTTACATGGTTACTGTTTAACCCAGCTGTCCCAGCAGGTGCCATGCCAAACAGGTGTTGGGAGCAGGGCGCCATGAGCACGAGCTCTGAATGTCGTACGCGCGTTGCCGAGAGcccttttcttctcccccgccCCCCGGGCAGGCGGCAGCTCGCGCGCGCTGCTTGTGCTTCGTCGTCGTTCTCGTCTGTCTGTGAACGCAGGGCACTGTGGACTGCGAGACGTCGCGTTCGTTAGGTGCGTGTCCCCCTCCCTGCTTTCCACATGGATGGATGGATGATTCGAGAGGAACTAGTGGCCGTGAGCATGGCCATGTAGCCAGGAGCGACGTCCTTTTGAAATGTCCCTCCTTTTGGTAGGTGGCTGTGGATGCAGCGAGTCCACGATTACATGctgctttttttttctttttcgcgTACTGTTTTCTTCTGAATTTGGGAGATTGATGGACAGTTCGCAAACATCCAGAGGTTTTGTTTACTGGCCCGTGAAGACTGACGACGTTGTATTTTATGCAAATCCTGGAAGTTTGCTGACAGGCAATGGAGAAATGCTACCGGAGAAAAGGCCCTGCTGCAGCCAGACTGAATCTGTTCGCTCGGTTCATGCATGTCCCACAGTACTTCAGGATCTGCAGAAAAGCTGCTACAGTTCTATGCCATGCGATATTAAAAGGCGTTGCTCTCTCACGTAATGAACTCTAAAGGATTATGTATCCTATATTTATATTTAGGTTGTCCGATGCAAATCCTGGAAGTTTGCTGACAGGCATTGGAGAAATGCTACGGGAGAAAAGGCCCTGCTGCAGCCAGAACCATATATCTAGATCGTGTAAAATATAAGATTTGCGAACTGTCTATCAATCTCCCAAATTCTGAAATATTTTATATTTATGTTGTTCGTAGCAGATCGTGTAAAATATAAGATTTGCACGGTAGACTACACTAATTAATTAGAAACTAATTGATGAATTGAACGCAttaaaaaacaaaacaaaaaataaTTAGTTAAGAAAACTTGGCCTACGCGGGGGCCGGGGGTAGAGATTAGAGAAAGCATCGTAGGCCATGTGAACTAAGTCTGTTCTTCGAGCGCTATTTTGGACATACAGAACAGACGAAGAGGTTATCCTGATGATCGTCCTCGTGGGCCGGGTGTTCgaatccaaaatgttaaaatccaGTTTGAAAGCAATCCAGTTTTTAAGAAACaattttttatttatttgttagCTAGTAGAGGCTAGTTTCTTGATTTTTAATAAATGTAAATCTAATTTCTATAAACTCATGCATAAACTGGTATGTTTGGAACCACCTTAGTTTCCATAAatcagtttcttaaaaactgAGTGATTCCAAAACAGGCCATAGGTGTGTTCGCAAATTTAACTAGCCTATATTTAATCTATTATCTAACGGATTAAATTTTAGTACGATAATCCAAAACTATTATGTGTTGAGCTCCAAAATGAGcgacggactgtccggccctgaggccggacggttcgtgcctgtgggccggacggtccgcgcgtgcgcagaacagattagggttctgaGTTGTGTGGTACggtttgttagctagattcgtgaAATTAGCTCAggagattagtttgtaaagggtccagccccctttctctataaatagagaggtatacggtcgatttgtaatcatcaatcgaatcaataacacttctatttcacatttatttcctaggagtagttctagtctagt
It encodes:
- the LOC103639503 gene encoding phosphoinositide phosphatase SAC2 isoform X1, translating into MEAMTGGKFLQKFRLYETRSKFYLIGRDKSRIHWRVLKIDRLESTELGVDEDPTIYTESECQELLWRIHEGNMLTGGLKFVTKCYGIVGFVKFLGPYYMVIITSRRKIGTICGHEIYSVGKSEMIAISSVTVWPNVAYSRDENRYKRLLCSVDLSKDFFFSYSYNIMRSLQKNITQKNTGQAVYEPMCVWNEFLTRAIRNHLKNTCWTVALVHGFFKQSKLSVSGKDFWLTLIARRSRHFAGTRFLKRGVNEKGRVANDVETEQIVFEDTSDGIPTQMASAVQHRGSIPLVWFQETSRLNIRPDIILKPDVDYKATRLHFENLALRYGNPVIILNLIKTREKKPRESLLRAEFAKAIHYINKSLPDDKRLKFLHMDLSKLSRRKGTNVLALLTKVASDVLDLTEFLHCEISTSTKPDDTSSGERTAAKPHDDRSSSDQTECAAKLAPLLLQKGVLRTNCIDCLDRTNVAQFAYGLAALGRQLHALGLTEAQKIELHDPLADDLMDFYEWMGDTLAIQYGGSAAHNKIFCEQRGQWKAATQSQEFLRTIQRYYNNAYTDHDKQDAINMFLGHFQPQQGKPALWKLDSDQHYNIGRQGTLKEEIGRSFIKRSLSDGNILLENNLPVTSCNNETNNTELLPMQQLDDIREPTDSAPEISICEPNPCSSVNYGRVPGRHSISEERQSYLKRLGYPELHSSNFLDLDLLSSSGNSCDEEVFERSSLINSPMDVVSVESSTSYSEQGHTDEGRDDMDLSRSSSQVSDVRDYSDRFAHWVADGGMLW
- the LOC103639503 gene encoding phosphoinositide phosphatase SAC2 isoform X2, whose translation is MWEPPSKLSVSGKDFWLTLIARRSRHFAGTRFLKRGVNEKGRVANDVETEQIVFEDTSDGIPTQMASAVQHRGSIPLVWFQETSRLNIRPDIILKPDVDYKATRLHFENLALRYGNPVIILNLIKTREKKPRESLLRAEFAKAIHYINKSLPDDKRLKFLHMDLSKLSRRKGTNVLALLTKVASDVLDLTEFLHCEISTSTKPDDTSSGERTAAKPHDDRSSSDQTECAAKLAPLLLQKGVLRTNCIDCLDRTNVAQFAYGLAALGRQLHALGLTEAQKIELHDPLADDLMDFYEWMGDTLAIQYGGSAAHNKIFCEQRGQWKAATQSQEFLRTIQRYYNNAYTDHDKQDAINMFLGHFQPQQGKPALWKLDSDQHYNIGRQGTLKEEIGRSFIKRSLSDGNILLENNLPVTSCNNETNNTELLPMQQLDDIREPTDSAPEISICEPNPCSSVNYGRVPGRHSISEERQSYLKRLGYPELHSSNFLDLDLLSSSGNSCDEEVFERSSLINSPMDVVSVESSTSYSEQGHTDEGRDDMDLSRSSSQVSDVRDYSDRFAHWVADGGMLW